Proteins from a genomic interval of Cottoperca gobio chromosome 8, fCotGob3.1, whole genome shotgun sequence:
- the LOC115012081 gene encoding protein CYR61 isoform X1 codes for MGILLLFAVLQVVTVGMVTAGCPVVCECPAGPPSCPPGVSSVPDGCGCCKVCAAQLNQDCHEGRPCDHHKGLECNYGNDVGRTHGICRAKAEGRSCEYNGRIYQNGENFRAGCKHQCTCIDGAVGCVPLCPSHLPLASPSCPAPQLVKVPGQCCLTIDCHKGSTVVPPVHRRPQPPIYSPYPFIPYPAYPFPKPYPKPFQKLFPYKPKKEKDTLGNELVEVGRKWDKQRGNKHLAAWRQVGDQCVVQTTSWSQCSRSCGMGVSSRVTNDNARCKLIKETRLCNIRPCSTMSIPAKMRNKGRKCSRTHKAPEPHRLSYAGCRSTRLYRPNYCGVCRDGRCCSPRRTRTASVNFACPDGERFNRSMMFIQSCKCSDECNHLNEAAMPPQRWLYGDTHKFID; via the exons ATGGGAATACTGCTATTATTTGCTGTCTTGCAAGTGGTGACAGTCGGCATG GTGACTGCTGGCTGTCCAGTGGTGTGTGAGTGTCCGGCAGGGCCTCCATCCTGTCCCCCAGGGGTCAGCTCGGTCCCGGACGGCTGCGGCTGCTGCAAGGTGTGTGCCGCGCAGCTCAACCAGGATTGCCACGAAGGACGGCCCTGTGACCACCACAAAGGCCTGGAGTGCAACTACGGCAATGATGTGGGCCGTACCCATGGCATCTGCAGGG CAAAGGCAGAGGGCCGCTCGTGCGAGTACAACGGGCGGATTTATCAAAATGGCGAGAATTTCCGCGCTGGTTGCAAGCACCAGTGCACCTGCATCGATGGAGCGGTGGGCTGCGTGCCTCTTTGCCCCAGCCACTTGCCCCTGGCGTCCCCTTCCTGTCCCGCTCCGCAGCTGGTCAAGGTGCCAGGCCAGTGCTGCCTCACCATCGACTGCCACAAGGGATCGACCGTCGTGCCCCCAGTACACCGCCGACCCCAACCTCCAATTTACTCGCCTTACCCCTTCATCCCCTACCCGGCCTACCCCTTCCCAAAGCCTTATCCGAAACCTTTCCAGAAGTTGTTCCCCTACAAACCCAAAAAGGAGAAGGACACCCTAGGCAATGAGCTTGTGGAAGTGGGGCGCAAGTGGGACAAGCAACGTGGAAACAAGCACCTGGCGG CCTGGAGGCAGGTGGGAGATCAGTGTGTGGTTCAGACTACTTCCTGGTCCCAGTGTTCCCGGAGCTGTGGGATGGGCGTCTCCTCTCGTGTTACCAATGACAATGCCCGGTGTAAGCTGATCAAGGAGACGCGTCTGTGCAACATTCGGCCCTGCAGCACCATGTCTATCCCTGCCAAGATGAGGAAT aAAGGAAGGAAGTGCTCTCGTACCCATAAGGCCCCTGAACCACACCGCCTGTCCTACGCGGGCTGCAGGAGCACTCGCCTGTATAGGCCCAACTACTGTGGCGTGTGTAGGGACGGCCGTTGCTGTTCGCCCCGCCGCACACGTACCGCAAGCGTGAACTTCGCCTGCCCTGATGGCGAACGCTTCAACCGGTCCATGATGTTCATCCAGTCCTGCAAGTGCAGCGACGAGTGCAACCATCTCAACGAGGCAGCCATGCCTCCTCAGCGATGGCTCTACGGAGACACACACAAGTTCATCGACTAG
- the txn2 gene encoding thioredoxin, mitochondrial encodes MAHRLLVRRIWMLSTKDMRCLPASAVSSSSSFSTSLQSATARVSFLSRSHSLPRSLTHTSRREVSFNVQDHEDFADRVIKSELPVLVDFHAQWCGPCKILGPRLEKAAAKQKGRVAIAKVDIDDHTDLAIEYGVSAVPTVIAMRGGDVIDHFVGIKDDDELESFVSKFIGQ; translated from the exons ATGGCTCACAGGCTGCTGGTGCGAAGAATTTGGATGCTCTCTACGAAAGATATGCGCTGCCTCCCAGCGTCTgccgtctcctcctcttcttcgttTTCCACCTCCCTGCAGTCCGCCACAGCCCGGgtctccttcctctctcgctcacacTCTCTGCCTCGCTCCCTCACTCACACCTCCCGTCGGGAAGTCTCCTTCAACGTTCAGGACCACGAGGACTTCGCAGACCGAGTCATCAAGAGCGAACTGCCCGTACTAGTTGACTTCCATGCACA gtggtGTGGTCCCTGTAAGATCCTCGGGCCAAGGTTGGAGAAGGCTGCTGCAAAACAGAAAGGCCGTGTTGCCATAGCAAAAGTGGACATCGACGATCACACAGACCTGGCTATCGAATACGGG GTGTCTGCCGTTCCGACAGTCATCGCCATGCGGGGCGGTGACGTCATCGATCATTTTGTGGGGATCAAAGACGATGATGAGCTGGAGTCATTTGTCAGCAAGTTCATTGGACAATGA
- the ddx39ab gene encoding DEAD (Asp-Glu-Ala-Asp) box polypeptide 39Ab, which produces MAENDVDNELLDYEEDEEPQGAPESAAPAGKKEVKGSYVSIHSSGFRDFLLKPELLRAIIDCGFEHPSEVQHECIPQAILGMDILCQAKSGMGKTAVFVLATLQQIEPVDGQVSVLVMCHTRELAFQISKEYERFSKYMSTVKAAVFFGGMAIKKDEDVLKKNCPHIVVGTPGRILALIRNKTLALKNVKHFVLDECDKMLEQLDMRRDVQDIFKITPHEKQVMMFSATLSKEIRPVCRKFMQDPMEVFVDDETKLTLHGLQQYYCKLKDSEKNRKLFDLLDVLEFNQVVIFVKSVQRCVALAQLLVEQNFPAIAIHRGMAQEERLSRYQQFKDFQRRILVATNLFGRGMDIERVNIVFNYDMPEDSDTYLHRVARAGRFGTKGLAITFVSDETDAKTLNDVQDRFEVNVAELPDEIDISSYIEQSR; this is translated from the exons ATGGCCGAGAATGATGTTGATAACGAGCTGCTCGATTATGAAGAAGATGAGGAGCCTCAAGGAGCCCCTGAGAGCGCAGCCCCCGCAGGAAAGAAGGAGGTGAAGGGCTCCTACGTTTCCATCCACAGCTCTGGCTTCAGAGATTTCCTGCTCAAACCAGAGCTGCTCCGTGCCATCATTGACTGTGGTTTTGAGCATCCGTCTGAAG tccAGCATGAATGCATCCCGCAAGCTATCCTGGGGATGGACATCCTGTGCCAAGCGAAATCTGGTATGGGCAAGACGGCCGTGTTTGTGCTGGCCACGCTGCAGCAGATTGAACCTGTTGATGGACAG GTGTCTGTATTAGTCATGTGCCACACACGAGAGCTGGCCTTCCAAATCAGTAAAGAGTACGAGCGTTTCTCCAAGTACATGTCCACGGTAAAGGCAGCAGTATTCTTTGGCGGCATGGCCATCAAGAAGGACGAGGATGTCTTGAAGAAGAACTGCCCTCATATCGTGGTCGGAACGCCGGGCCGCATCCTCGCTCTCATCCGGAACAAGACCCTCGCCCTGAAGAACGTCAAGCACTTTGTACTGGATGAGTGTGACAAAATGTTGGAGCAGctag ACATGAGACGTGACGTTCAGGACATCTTCAAGATTACACCCCATGAGAAGCAGGTCATGATGTTCAGTGCCACACTGAGTAAGGAGATCCGACCAGTCTGCCGCAAATTCATGCAGGAT CCCATGGAAGTCTTTGTTGACGACGAGACCAAACTTACACTCCACGGCCTGCAACAGTACTACTGcaagctgaaggacagtgagaAGAACCGCAAGCTCTTTGACCTGCTGGACGTGTTGGAGTTCAACCAG GTGGTGATCTTTGTCAAGTCAGTCCAGCGCTGTGTCGCTCTGGCACAGCTTCTGGTGGAACAAAACTTCCCTGCCATCGCCATCCACAGGGGAATGGCtcaggaggagag GCTGTCTCGCTATCAGCAATTTAAGGACTTCCAAAGGCGGATCCTGGTGGCCACTAACCTGTTCGGCCGAGGGATGGACATTGAGCGGGTCAATATCGTCTTCAACTACGACATGCCTGAAGATTCTGACACCTATTTGCACAGG GTTGCCCGTGCTGGTAGGTTTGGGACCAAGGGCCTGGCTATCACCTTCGTGTCGGACGAGACCGATGCCAAGACTCTGAACGATGTGCAGGATCGCTTTGAAGTCAACGTGGCAGAGCTGCCAGATGAGATTGACATCTCCTCTTACA TCGAGCAGTCCAGATGA
- the LOC115012081 gene encoding protein CYR61 isoform X2: METQLYLPNKLILYVTAGCPVVCECPAGPPSCPPGVSSVPDGCGCCKVCAAQLNQDCHEGRPCDHHKGLECNYGNDVGRTHGICRAKAEGRSCEYNGRIYQNGENFRAGCKHQCTCIDGAVGCVPLCPSHLPLASPSCPAPQLVKVPGQCCLTIDCHKGSTVVPPVHRRPQPPIYSPYPFIPYPAYPFPKPYPKPFQKLFPYKPKKEKDTLGNELVEVGRKWDKQRGNKHLAAWRQVGDQCVVQTTSWSQCSRSCGMGVSSRVTNDNARCKLIKETRLCNIRPCSTMSIPAKMRNKGRKCSRTHKAPEPHRLSYAGCRSTRLYRPNYCGVCRDGRCCSPRRTRTASVNFACPDGERFNRSMMFIQSCKCSDECNHLNEAAMPPQRWLYGDTHKFID; encoded by the exons atggagacgcagttgtacctgccaaacaagttaatactttat GTGACTGCTGGCTGTCCAGTGGTGTGTGAGTGTCCGGCAGGGCCTCCATCCTGTCCCCCAGGGGTCAGCTCGGTCCCGGACGGCTGCGGCTGCTGCAAGGTGTGTGCCGCGCAGCTCAACCAGGATTGCCACGAAGGACGGCCCTGTGACCACCACAAAGGCCTGGAGTGCAACTACGGCAATGATGTGGGCCGTACCCATGGCATCTGCAGGG CAAAGGCAGAGGGCCGCTCGTGCGAGTACAACGGGCGGATTTATCAAAATGGCGAGAATTTCCGCGCTGGTTGCAAGCACCAGTGCACCTGCATCGATGGAGCGGTGGGCTGCGTGCCTCTTTGCCCCAGCCACTTGCCCCTGGCGTCCCCTTCCTGTCCCGCTCCGCAGCTGGTCAAGGTGCCAGGCCAGTGCTGCCTCACCATCGACTGCCACAAGGGATCGACCGTCGTGCCCCCAGTACACCGCCGACCCCAACCTCCAATTTACTCGCCTTACCCCTTCATCCCCTACCCGGCCTACCCCTTCCCAAAGCCTTATCCGAAACCTTTCCAGAAGTTGTTCCCCTACAAACCCAAAAAGGAGAAGGACACCCTAGGCAATGAGCTTGTGGAAGTGGGGCGCAAGTGGGACAAGCAACGTGGAAACAAGCACCTGGCGG CCTGGAGGCAGGTGGGAGATCAGTGTGTGGTTCAGACTACTTCCTGGTCCCAGTGTTCCCGGAGCTGTGGGATGGGCGTCTCCTCTCGTGTTACCAATGACAATGCCCGGTGTAAGCTGATCAAGGAGACGCGTCTGTGCAACATTCGGCCCTGCAGCACCATGTCTATCCCTGCCAAGATGAGGAAT aAAGGAAGGAAGTGCTCTCGTACCCATAAGGCCCCTGAACCACACCGCCTGTCCTACGCGGGCTGCAGGAGCACTCGCCTGTATAGGCCCAACTACTGTGGCGTGTGTAGGGACGGCCGTTGCTGTTCGCCCCGCCGCACACGTACCGCAAGCGTGAACTTCGCCTGCCCTGATGGCGAACGCTTCAACCGGTCCATGATGTTCATCCAGTCCTGCAAGTGCAGCGACGAGTGCAACCATCTCAACGAGGCAGCCATGCCTCCTCAGCGATGGCTCTACGGAGACACACACAAGTTCATCGACTAG
- the LOC115011656 gene encoding volume-regulated anion channel subunit LRRC8D, producing MFSLSELAPLNQHQSRCKLLKPWWEVFMDYLVVLMLMTSVLACTEQLSRDRVVCIPLDPLVTEDTSNHKSQSLHSTARGRRTHLVYQQYVYISQVCYHEALPLCSRFFPYMAMLQSLVLVASGSFWLHFPHTSARIEHFLAILAKCCESPWTSQALSHAARQESIQEKEVVEERRSPQIPLSSTSSSVPLTRTRQTSIDSGTDSPLLKRSDSASFAATPSLCPSTLSCHANISSISLGSQVHFPSSKPSLMIDSPRQVISLDKSDGEQTRALFERVRKFRSHCESSDVIYKVYLAQTVFKLLMVTLILSYTIPLLSSLSFTHTCHPEEQALVGYTTFECIHVLSSLLRKLLVAYLTLLGLYGLLNLYTLSWILHSSLRQYSFHSLKELCSLRDVPDLRNDLAFLLHMLDQYDPLLAQRLSVFLSPVSENRLLEESLERRWGEEKLRAMTSVDAEGCSRLQLVALPRLPPALFTLSQLQVLKLELITEARFTAQVSNMTSLRELHLYHCTAAVDRGALGVLQERLEVLHLSFTQASEIPSWVLSLRSLHELHLSGRLSSDGGVGRSWALGSLRQFRHLRVLVIRGMLQRIPGELCEVAGSLVRLEVYNEGTRLLVLTGLKRMVDLTELLLHDCRLERLPSALLALTNLRTLDLQHNNLRTLEELLSLAHLRRLSCLRLAFNRVLALPASVGVLRGLELLDLSNNQLQSLPPTLFTLHRLRRLLLAGNLLEVLPAEVKALQLLTELDLNGNRLESLPPQLFHSCLELHILNVAHNSLSSLPSGIAALSQLVRLDLRSNNLEVLPAELGCCSGLHGGGLQVEDWLFLSLPPQVRDFLSRTYSEGNSRPESDSFPYFSPTQWSFSSALESQI from the exons atgttttccctgtcagAGCTGGCCCCTCTGAACCAGCATCAGAGTAGGTGTAAGCTGTTGAAGCCCTGGTGGGAGGTCTTCATGGACTACCTGGTGGTCCTAATGCTGATGACATCTGTCCTGGCTTGTACTGAGCAGCTGTCCAGGGACCGAGTGGTGTGCATTCCCTTGGATCCACTTGTCACTGAAGATACCAgtaatcacaaatcacaaagtCTTCACTCTACAGCCCGGGGTCGACGCACACATCTGGTCTACCAGCAGTATGTTTACATTAGCCAG gTGTGTTACCATGAGGCTTTGCCTTTGTGCTCCCGCTTCTTCCCGTACATGGCCATGCTGCAGTCTCTAGTGCTGGTCGCCAGTGGCTCCTTCTGGCTTCACTTCCCCCACACCTCCGCCCGTATAGAGCACTTCCTGGCCATCTTGGCAAAGTGCTGCGAGTCACCCTGGACATCTCAGGCCCTGTCTCATGCCGCTCGACAGGAGAGCATCCAAGAgaaggaggtggtggaggagaggcGATCACCCCAAATTCCTCTCTCTTCAACCTCATCTTCAGTCCCTTTAACTCGCACAAGACAAACCAGCATAGACTCGGGCACAGACAGCCCGCTGTTGAAGAGGTCAGATAGTGCGTCCTTTGCCGCCACTCCCTCCCTGTGCCCTTCCACACTCTCCTGTCACGCCAACATCTCGTCTATATCCCTCGGGTCCCAGGTGCACTTTCCTTCTTCCAAGCCCTCACTCATGATTGACAGTCCCAGGCAAGTAATCAGTCTGGACAAAAGTGATGGGGAACAGACCAGGGCACTGTTCGAAAGGGTCAGGAAATTTCGGTCCCACTGCGAAAGCTCGGATGTCATCTATAAG GTCTACTTGGCTCAGACAGTATTCAAACTGTTGATGGTGACGCTGATCTTGAGTTACACCATCCCTCTTCTCAGctccctctccttcacacacacctgtcaccCTGAGGAGCAGGCCTTGGTGGGCTACACTACCTTTGAGTGTATCCATGTGCTCTCCTCCCTTCTACGCAAACTGCTGGTGGCTTACCTGACCCTACTAGGGCTGTACGGCCTGCTGAACTTGTACACTCTCAGTTGGATTTTACACAG CTCCCTACGGCAGTATTCCTTCCACTCGCTGAAGGAGTTGTGCTCCCTGAGAGATGTCCCTGACCTGAGGAATGACCTGGCCTTTCTTTTACACATGTTAGACCAGTATGATCCTTTGCTGGCCCAGCGCCTGTCCGTGTTTTTGTCGCCTGTCAGTGAGAACAGGCTGCTGGAGGAAAGCTTGGAGAGGCGCTGGGGGGAAGAGAAGCTGCGCGCCATGACTAGTGTGGACGCAGAGGGCTGCTCCAGACTGCAGCTGGTGGCCCTTCCTCGCCTGCCTCCAGCCCTCTTCACCCTCAGCCAGCTTCAGGTCCTCAAACTGGAGCTCATCACAGAGGCCAGGTTTACTGCGCAGGTGTCCAACATGACCTCACTCAG GGAGCTCCACCTCTATCACTGCACAGCAGCGGTGGATCGCGGTGCACTTGGAGTCCTCCAGGAGCGCCTGGAGGTCCTCCACCTCTCCTTTACTCAAGCGTCAGAGATCCCCAGCTGGGTCCTCTCCCTCCGCAGCCTGCATGAGCTACACCTCTCCGGCCGCCTGAGTAGTGACGGTGGGGTGGGACGCAGCTGGGCATTGGGGAGCCTCCGGCAATTTCGTCACCTCCGTGTGCTGGTGATCAGAGGCATGTTACAGCGGATCCCTGGGGAGCTGTGTGAGGTGGCAGGCAGCTTGGTAAGGCTGGAGGTCTACAACGAGGGCACCAGGCTTCTTGTGCTGACAGGTTTGAAGCGGATGGTCGACCTgacggagctgctgctgcatgactGCCGGTTGGAGCGTTTGCCCTCTGCCCTGCTGGCTCTCACCAACCTGCGGACTCTCGACCTGCAGCATAATAACCTGAGAACTCTGGAGGAACTGCTCAGCCTGGCTCATCTGCGACGCCTTTCCTGCCTCAGACTTGCCTTTAACCGTGTTCTGGCTCTGCCGGCTAGTGTTGGCGTGCTGCGAGGCCTGGAGCTCCTTGATCTATCCAACAACCAGcttcagagtcttcccccaacactcttcactcttcacCGCCTTCGAAGACTCCTGCTGGCTGGTAACCTGCTTGAGGTGCTGCCTGCAGAGGTTAAGGCACTGCAGCTGCTCACAGAGCTGGACCTCAATGGGAACAGACTAGAGAGCCTTCCCCCTCAGCTCTTCCATAGCTGTTTGGAGCTGCACATCCTTAACGTGGCACACAACTCTCTTAGCTCATTACCCAGCGGGATTGCAGCTTTAAGTCAGTTGGTCAGGTTGGACTTGCGCAGTAACAATCTGGAGGTACTGCCTGCTGAATTGGGCTGCTGCTCAGGGCTGCATGGCGGTGGTCTCCAGGTGGAGGACtggctgtttctttctttgcctCCCCAGGTCAGGGACTTCCTGAGCCGTACATACTCAGAGGGTAATTCCCGGCCAGAGTCCGACAGTTTCCCATACTTCTCGCCTACTCAGTGGAGTTTCTCTTCTGCTCTGGAATCACAGATATAA